A window from Plectropomus leopardus isolate mb chromosome 3, YSFRI_Pleo_2.0, whole genome shotgun sequence encodes these proteins:
- the foxq1b gene encoding forkhead box protein Q1b: MKLEVFSAHHFAQKPLELCMDAEGGVPSPLSGDELGSDGDCVANSPAPVAQSGDGSKGKPYTRRPKPPYSYIALIAMAIRESGSGRLTLAEINDYLMKKFPFFRGSYTGWRNSVRHNLSLNDCFLKVLRDPSRPWGKDNYWMLNPHSEYTFADGVFRRRRKRIAKRSAKERESPDILSEDTRLPAPEERVGAKFSSPFAIDSILSTPFKRREDSHVDAETHAPRLYWPPGSHVLPYTLSYPAQHAYLSEGAYSSSTEPSRNVLTYLQHTAPGMAAPEAALHALKMPTKTRGFHIDSLLS, translated from the coding sequence ATGAAACTTGAAGTTTTCTCAGCGCACCACTTCGCGCAGAAGCCACTGGAGTTGTGCATGGACGCTGAGGGGGGAGTTCCGTCTCCTCTGTCCGGGGACGAGCTGGGGTCGGACGGGGACTGCGTGGCCAACAGCCCGGCACCTGTCGCCCAGAGCGGCGACGGCAGCAAGGGAAAGCCCTACACCCGCAGACCCAAACCCCCTTACTCCTACATCGCTCTCATCGCCATGGCCATCCGGGAGTCCGGCAGCGGCCGCCTCACTCTGGCAGAGATCAACGACTACCTGATGAAGAAGTTCCCGTTTTTCCGCGGCAGCTACACCGGCTGGAGGAACTCTGTGCGCCACAACCTGTCACTCAACGACTGCTTCCTCAAAGTGCTGCGGGACCCGTCCAGGCCGTGGGGCAAGGACAACTACTGGATGCTCAACCCGCACAGCGAGTACACCTTCGCTGATGGGGTGTTCCGCCGTAGGAGGAAGCGCATCGCCAAGAGGTCCGCTAAGGAGCGGGAGAGTCCGGACATCCTCAGCGAGGACACCCGCCTCCCCGCGCCGGAGGAGAGGGTGGGGGCCAAGTTCTCCAGCCCCTTTGCCATCGACAGCATCCTCAGCACACCATTCAAACGGAGGGAGGACAGCCACGTTGACGCAGAAACCCACGCTCCCCGGCTCTACTGGCCCCCAGGGTCCCACGTACTGCCTTACACTCTGAGTTACCCGGCGCAGCACGCGTACCTGTCAGAGGGGGcgtacagcagcagcacagagcccAGCAGGAATGTGCTCACATACCTCCAGCACACAGCACCGGGCATGGCCGCACCTGAGGCCGCTCTGCACGCGCTCAAGATGCCCACCAAGACGCGGGGTTTCCATATAGACTCTTTGCTCTCATAA